The Plantactinospora sp. KBS50 sequence CGTGCTGGTCGCCGCGCTGCCGTGGCGGCCCGGCGCCGAGCCCGCCTTCTACGCCGAGCAGCACCGGCAGGATCGGGCGGGGTCGACGGTCCGCGCCTAGGGCGTGTTTCACAGGTGTCGGTCGAGCCAGGGCCGGTGGCTCCCCGCGTCCGCTCGCGGCGGGAAGCCACCGGGCGGCCGCGTGGCCGAGTGGGGATCGCCGAGCGGGGATCCCGGGTCAGGGGCAGTTCACCCACTCGTCCGTGCCGTCGGCGAAGATCTGGTGCTTCCACACCGGCAGCCGGGCCTTCACCTCGTCCACCAGCCGGGCGCAGGCGGCGAAGGCGGCCGCCCGGTGCGCCGTGCTGACGGCCGCGACGAGCGCCACGTCCCCGATCTCCAGCGGGCCGACCCGGTGGGACACCGCGACAGCGTGTACGTCCGGGCCGGCGGCGATCTCCGCCGCGATCTCCCGGAGCAGGTCCGCGGCGCTCGGATGGCCCTCGTACTCCAGCCGGGTGACGGCGCGGCCGTGGTCATGGTCGCGCACCACGCCCTGAAACGACACCACGGCCCCGGAACGCGGGGTCGCCACCGCGGCCTCGTGCGCGGCCAGGTCGAGCGGATCGGCGCTCACGGCCGCCAGGGCGACCCCGGCGAGCGGAACCACTGCCGGGCCGCTCATCGCAGTGTCCCCTGCCGGGAGGGCAGCGGCACCAGCGGCACGGATGCGCCCGCCACCCCCTGCGTGTGCGGCGCGATCAGGGCGAACCCGTCGGCCAGGGCGAGGCCGCGCAGCATCGCCGAACCGACGTGCCGGACGGGGTGGGCGGTGTTGTCCCGCGGATCCACCCGGGCCAGTGCCAGGTGGGTCTGGTCGCCGCGACCGGGCACCGGCCCGGCCAGCGTCACCGCCGGCAACGCGGGCAGCGCACGGCCCTGGAGGCCGGCCAGCAACGGCGCCACCAGGGTGACCAGGGCGATGATCGCCGACTGCGGGTTGCCGGGCAGCCCGGCCACGAAGCGGTCCCGACCGTCCCGGCCGGTGACCCGGGCCACCAGCATCGGGAAGCCGGGCCGGACCGCGACGGTGTTGACGACGTACTCGGCGCCGAGCTCGCGGAGCGCCGGATGCAGGTGGTCCACCGGTCCGTGCATGGTGCCGCCGGTGGTGCAGACGAGGTCGGCGTCCGCGAGCGCCGACCGCAGCGCCTCGACGTGCGCGGGCAGCGTGTCGGCGACCGGGCCGATCACGTCCGCCGGCCCGATGTCGCAGCCGTAGCGGCGCAGCCAGGCCGGGACCGCGGGGCCGAGGGCGTCGCGCACCCGGCCCGCACCCGGCGGACCGGCGGTGAGCAGTTCGTCGCCGAAGACCAGCAGCCCCGCCCGCGGTGCCCGGCGGACCGGAAGCCGGTCGTAACCGCAGGACGCGGCCAGGCCGATCAGCGCCGGATCGACCGGCGAACCGGCGGGCAGCAGTTCCTCACCGGCCCGCGCCTCCTCGCCCGCCGATCGCCACTCCGGCGTGTCGCGCAGCCGCCCGCTGATCCGGCCGTCGGCGGTGCGGCCGGACTCCTCGACCCGCAGCACCGCCCCGGCACCGTCCGGCAGCATCGCCCCGGTGGCGATCTCCACGGCGGTGCCGTCCTCGACGAGCGCCGGGGGCGTCCCGCCGGCCAGCACCCGCCCGACCACCCGCCACGGCCCCGGGCCGCGTACCGCGAAGCCGTCGACGCTGGAGGTCGGGAAGGCCGGCAGGTCGGTGAGCGGCGTCAGGGGCCGGGCCAGCGTCAGGCCGTCGGCCGCCGCGAGCGCCACCTCGGTGATCGGCAGCGGCGCCGCGGTGCCGGCCTCGTACGCCCGGCGCCGGGCCTCCGTCCAGGACACGGAGGTCGGTGCGGGAGCCGGGGCGGCGTCGGCACGGAGCTTGGCTGCGGTCACCCGGCGAGCCTATCGCCCGGCTCCGACACGCCCGGCGGTTGCGGCGTACCGGGTACCGGTCCGCTCACCCGGGGTGGTGGCCTCCACCCACCCGGGAGTGCTGGCCTCCGCTCACCTGGGGTGGTCGCCGCCGCGGAGCTGGTCGACGGCGTGCACGAGGATCGGGCCGAGCACCGCGAGGCCGTCCCGGGCGCCGCCGGTGGAGCCGGGCAGGTTGACCACCAGCATCCGGTCGAGCACCCCGGCGAGGCCCCGGGAGAGGGCCGCCGCCGGTACGGCCGCCCGGCTGTGCGCGCGGATCGCCTCGGCGATGCCCGGTATCTCGTAGTCGAGGACCGCCCGGGTCACCTCCGGCGTCCGATCGGTGGGGCTGATGCCGGTGCCGCCGCTGGTCAGCACCACGTCGATGCCGTCCGCCCGGGCCGCCAGCAGGGCATCGCCGACGGGGTCGCCGTCCGGGACCACCACCGGCTCCTCCTCCACCGCACAGCCGAGGTCCCGCAGCCCGGCGACCAGCAACGGCCCGCTGGTGTCCCGGTACGTCCCGGCAGCGGCCCGGTTGGAGGCGACCACCACGCGAGCCCGGATCACGACCGGTCCGCCGGCCGTCGCCAGTCGCCCGTCTTGCCGCCGAGCTTGCGCAGTACCCGGACCGCCTCGACGGAGGCCGCCGGGTCGACGGCCTTGACCATGTCCACCAGCGCCAGGCCGGTGACCGCCACGGCCGTCAGGGCCTCCATCTCCACCCCGGTACGGTCGGCGGTCCGGACGGTGGCGGTGATCTCCACGGTCCGTTCGGTCAGGTCGAGATCGACGGTGACCCCGTGCAGCGCGATCGGGTGGCAGAGCGGGATGAGATCGGGGGTGCGCTTGGCGCCCATGATGCCGGCCAGCCGGCCGACCGCCAGGGCGTCGCCCTTGGGCAGCCCGTCCCGGCGCAGCAGCTCGACGACCTCGGCCGTGGTGCACAGCCGTCCCGCGGCGACCGCCTCCCGCCCCGTGGGTTCCTTGGCGGAGACGTCCACCATGCGTGCGCTGCCGGCGGCATCGACGTGGCTCAGCCGCGGTCCGGTTTCTGTCACGCCGGCAGCCTATCGAGCGGGCGACCGGATAGAGCCGACCGGCCCGCGACACAGCGCCGCTGGCCGCCCATAATGAGCGGCAGCGCAGCTCCGCACGCCGTTTGCAGAAGGTACCGCTGAAGGGCTCCCGGTAAGCGACTGAATCGCTGTCTTCGCACCGCCCATTGGACAGGAAATCAAACTCACCGTTTCGGTTTGTGCGCACTCGGTGACGATAACCGGTCCAATCATCGGATTATGCGCAATACGACATCTCTTGGGTGCAAACGGACCCCACTTCGCTTAGCGTACTTGTCATCGGAATGGTGGCGGACCCGCCGCGAGGGGGCCGCCCAGGGGTCAGACGAAGGAGTAGCCATGCGCGGTAGCAGCTGGGAGTGAGAGGGTACCGCCGCCCCCATGACGGGGCGTAGGCTGCCCGGTACGCCTCTTCCGGTGGAGAACACCATGGCAGGACAGCCTCGACGAGATCACGAGACCGATCGGCAACTCGCGTTGCCTGTCGGTCTCGTCGTCGTTCTTGCCACCGTGGTGCTGGCGGTGGCCCTGCACGCGGCCACCAACCCGTTCGTCTCGGCGCACACCTGGCAGACCACGGCAATCCTGACCTTGCTCGTCATCTTCGGAATGACGACCGCAATCCGGATCCGCATCCGATCCACCACTCAGGCGATCCAGTGGTGCGACGTGGCGATCATCATCGGCATGGCGGTCGCGCCGCCGCCGACGGTCGTTATCTGTACGGCCGTCGGCGTGACAATCGCTTATCTGTTCCGTCGCCGAGCGTTCATCAAATCGGTCTTCAACGTGGCCAAGGAAACGGTCCTTGCCGGGGCAGCCTGGATGCTGCTGCACACACTGGGCTGGACCGCGCAATCGGCCCGAACGCTGCCGGAAACCCTCGTGCCGCTAATCGTCGCCTACTGTCTGCTCGTCGTCCTGGACGAGCTGGTGATGTTGCCGGTCATCGCGCTGGACACCGGGACCCGGGTCCGGCAGCTCTTCCTGGCCGACCCCGGGCTCCGGCTGTTCAGCGCCGCGGCCCGGCTGCTGCTGATCGTCGGCACCGTCCTGATCCTCGAACTGGACAACGGCCTGCTGCTGGCCATCCCGCCGGTGGTGGTCAGCCTGCACCTGGCGTACGCCGGGCGGCTGCGCTCCCGGGAGGAACGCCAGGCATGGCAGCGGCTGGCCCGCACCACCGACGCGCTCAACGTGGTCGACCCCGACCTCGTGCTGCGCACCGCCGTCGCCCGGTCCGCCGAACTCTTCTCCGCCGACGAGGTGGAGGTGGAGCTGTTCAGCTCCGGCCGCCTGATCCGGGGCGACAGTGATTCGATCACCTACGACGGCCCGACCAACGGCGCACCGGAGACCGCCGACATCGTGATCCCGGCCGCGCTCACCCGGCACGACGACCACGAGGCGGTCGGCGAGGTACGGCTGCGGTTCCACGGACCGGTCCGGCTCTCCGAGCGCGAGCACTACACCCTGCGTACCTTCGCGTCCGCGCTCTGCACCGCGATCCGCAACGCCGACGCGTACGCCGAACTGGACCGGGTGGCGCGGGAGCAGGCCCACGCGGCCACCCACGACGCGCTGACCGGGCTGCCGAACCGGCGGCACCTGCTGGACACCGGCACGGAGCTGCTGCGCCGGCAGCACGCGGACGGCGTGGTGGCGCTGCTGCTGATCGACCTCAACCACTTCAAGGAGATCAACGACACCCTCGGCCACGCCGCCGGCGACCAGGTGCTGACCCAGGTGGCCGACCGGCTGCGCTCGGCCGTACGCGACGAGGACCTGGTGGCCCGGCTCGGCGGCGACGAGTTCGCGGTGCTGTTCCGCGGCCTGCCCGCGCCCGCGGTGGCGGCACACCGCGCCGAGGCGCTGTTCACCTCGCTGCACAAGCCGTTCGACCTGGACGGCATGCGGATCAGCGTGGAGGCCAGCGGCGGGATCGCGAGCGCGCCCAACGCCGGCGGGATGGCCGAGCTGCTGCGCCGCGCCGACGTGGCCATGTACCAGGCCAAGCGCAGCGGTCGCCGGATCACCACCTACGTGCCGGCGCAGGACACCGCCGACCTCGGGCGGCTGGTGCTCGGCGGCGACCTTCCGCGCGCCGTGGCCGACGACGAGTTCACCGTGACCTTCCAGCCGATCGTGGAGCTGAACACCGGCGAGGTGATGGCCGCGGAGGCGCTGGCCCGCTGGCAGCACCCGGTGCACGGCATGATGGACCCGCTGCGGTTCATCGATGCCGTCGAACGCTCCGGCCTGCTCCCGGCCTTCACCGAGGCCGTCCTCGACCAGTCGCTGATCGCGGCCCGGAGCTGGCGGGAGGCCGGCTTCGAGCTGCCGGTCGCGGTGAACGTCTCGCCGCGCAGCCTGCTCGACGCCCGGTTCCCCGGCGCGGTGCTCGCCCGGCTGCGGGCGCACGACCTGCCCCCGGACGGCCTGATCCTGGAACTGACCGAGACGCTGGCACTCAGCCAGCTCGAGGTGGTGGACCAGGTGCTCAACCAGCTCCGCAACGAGGGGGTACGGCTGGCCCTGGACGACTTCGGCACCGGGTACTCGTCGCTGTCCATGCTCTCCCGGATCCCGGTCCACGAGCTGAAGATCGACCGCGAGTTCGTGATGGCCATGGAGAACTCCGCCGAGGCCAGCGCGGTGATCCGGTCCACGGTCGATCTCGGCCGCAGCCTCGGGCTGGTGGTGGTGGCCGAGGGCGTGGAGAGCGAGCCGCAGCGGCAGGCACTCTGGGAGCTGGGCTGCGCGGCCGGCCAGGGGCATCTCTTCGCCCGCCCGATGGCCGCCAGCCGGCTGCTGGTCGCGCTTCAGCAGGGCGCCGAGGGTCGCCCCGGCACGCTGGCGCCGCCGCTGCACGAGGCCGGATCGGTGATCCGGCTGTCACCCGGCCGGCGTACCGCGCCCCGGCGCCCCGACCGGCTGCCGCACCTACCGGCCTGACCGGCCCGTTGACGCACCCGCCGGCCTGGCCGGGTCGGCTGCCGCACCTACACCTACCCGCCTGACCGGCCGCGACGCCCTGGCAGACTGGCGGCATGACCCGAGCCGCCGACCGGGAGCCCGCGTCACCGCCCTCGCCCGGCTCGGCTTCCGATCGGGTCCGGCCGCCCGGACCCGGCCGGGCACTCGGCGGCGACCTTCTGCTCTATCTCGGGTCGGCCGTCTTCGCCGGATACACCGCCGCCGCGTCGAGCCTGGCGCCGCATCGCGCCTGGGGGACGGTGGCGACGCCGGGCTACCTGCTGGCGGCCCTCGCCGTGCTGGCCCAGCTCGCCGCCGGCCGGCTGACCGTGCCGGGCCGGCTGACCGTGCCGGACCGGCCCACCGTGCCGGACCGGCTGACCACCGGCGGGCGCGGCCGGGCGGCGCGACCCGCCGGACGCCGGCTCGCGGCGATCCGGTCCCTGACCGGCATCCCCGGCAGGGCGTCGGTGACCGGATTCGCCTGGTTCGCCACCGCGCTGGTCCCGCTGATCGTCCAGGCCGTCCAGCGCGTCGACGGACGTACCGACCGGGCGCAGGAGGAGGTGCTCGTGGTCGAGCAGGCCGGCCAGCGGTTGTTCGAGCACGGCACCCCGTACCTGTCCCAGCCGGCCATCGCCGCCCTGCCCGTCGACGACCGGCTGCTCGGCTACCTGCCGTACCAGCCGGGCATGGCCCTGTTCGGTCTGCCGCGGGCGCTGGCCGGAACGGCCTGGTGGACCGACTCCCGGGTATGGTTCGCCGGCGCCACCGCCGCGACGCTGCTGGCCGCGGCCCTGCTGGCGGCCCGGGCGGCCCGGGGCGGCAGTGCCGGTGCGACCACCCGGCGCGACGGCTCCGCGCCGGCGGGCCGAACCGGATCCGAACTCGGACACCCCGCGGAACGGGCCGGATCCGGGGGCGGGTACTCCGCGCAGTCGGCCGGGACGCTGCTGCGGGCGGTGCAGCTGAGCACCGTACTGCCGCTCTCGGCGCTCGCCCTCGCCACCGGCGGCGACGACCTGCCGGTGCTGGGCCTGTGCCTCCTCGCCCTCGCGTTCTGCGCCGCCCGCCGGCCGGGCGCGGCCGGCGTGGCGATCGGCCTGGCCGGCGCGCTCAAGCTGCTCGCCTGGCCGATCGCCGTCGTGCTGCTGGTGCACGCGGCGACCCGCGGGCGGGGAGCGTTCGCGCGGTTGGCGGCCGGCGCCGTCGGCCTTCCGCTGGTCGCTCTCGTCCCGGTGCTGGTCATCGACGCGGCGGCGCTGGTCGAGAACGTGCTCCGCTTTCCGCTCGGGCGCGGCCTCGTCACCAGCCCGGCCGAGTCACCGCTGCCGGGCCACCTCATCGCGACCGGAATGCCCGGCGGTCGGCTGGTGGCCGCCGGGCTGCTCGGGGTCGCGGCGCTGGCCGTCGCCGGCCGGCTGCTGCGCCGGCCGCCGCGCACGGCCGCGGCCAGCGCAGCCATCAGCGGGTACGGCCTGCTCGCCGCGATGGCGCTGATGCCCAGCACCCGGTTCGGTTACCTGCTCTATCCGGTGGCGCTGCTCGGCTGGGCAACCGCGTTCCGCTCGGGTGCGGACCCGGGCGTCCCGACGGCGGTGAACCCAGGCATCCGGACGGCGACGCACCCCGGCGTGCGGGCGGGCGCGAACCCCGGCGTGCGGGCGGCGGCGGACCCCGGTGTGCGGGCGGGCGCGAACCCAGGCGTGCGGGCGGCGGCGGACTCCGGTGTGCGGGCTGCTGTGGGCCCCGGCGTCCGGGCTGCTGACGAGCCGCAAGGCCGCGCACGGCGCCGACCCGGGAGCCCGGCCCGCCCCGGGTCGCTGGTAGAGCACGGTACGCCCCTACACGATGGCCATGTCGACGAAGCGCGACAGGTGTAGCTGGGCTGCCACCGTGACCGTGTCGGTCGGGCCGTTCCGGTGCTTGGCCACGATGAAGTCGGCCTCACCGGCGCGCGGCGACTCCTTGTCGTAGTAGTCGTCCCGGTGCAGCAGGATGACGACGTCGGCGTCCTGCTCGATCGAGTTGTGCACGGCGATGCCGTTGGCGATGAAGTTGTGCACCCCCAGCACCGTGGCGTCGAAGACGGCCCGCTCGCCCAGTGACTCGACCGACACGACCTCGTCCCAGTACACGTCGTTCGTGGCGTGCAGGTCGAGATCGGCATCGTCGAAAACGGCGGCGATCCGGGCCAGGGACTTCGACTCCGGCCCCGCGCCGTCGCCGGGGTCCGCGAGGACCGCACGGACCGTGCTCCACACCCGCGCCGGTACGGCGTCGACGGGAGCGCCGCCGGGCGGTCGCTCCAGCGTGGCGAGCAGCCGCGCGCAGCGGCCCGAGCGTTCCCCGTGCACGCCGATCTCGCGGAGAAACCGGACCTGGTCGTCCCGGTCGGGGATGTCCAGGACGTACCGCTGCCCGGGGCCGGCAGATCGGCGTTCCAGCAGCCGGCCGGTGATGCCGTACCGCAGCAGCAGCCGGGAGACGTCCTCCGCCAGCCGGCGGCTCGGGGTCGGGTAGCTGATCCGGCCGGGCCGGCCCGACTCACCGACCTCCACCCGGCCGGCCGCGCCCCACAGGTGCCGCAGGAAGTGCGTGACCTGCTCCTTCGGCAGCGCGAAGACCGACGCCGGGACGGACGCCCCGGACGGGCGGCGACCGAGCAGCCCCAACCCCTCCAGCCACTCGACGATCGGGTGCCGGCCATCGCGGCCCGTCCCGGGCGGCGCGGGAAACCGCAGCACGCTGCCGTACGCGCTCGGCCGCTCGTCGCGTACCGCGGCGACGCCGAAGTGCTTGGCGGCGATCGCGACCGCTTCGAGATTCTCCTCGTCCCGGCTCGCGTACCCGATCCGGTCGGGGCCGGCGACGGAGCCGGCGCCGTCGCCGAATCCCGAGCCGAGGAGGTGGGCCAGCAGGGTCACCTCCTCCTCGGGCCACGGCTGCACCCGAAGCGGTGCGGGCACGTGCCTCGGCGTCGCGATCCGGGCGCCGATGGGCAGCTCGGCGAGGGACCGCCAACCCTCGAACGTCAGGAACGGATGGTTGCCGGTGGCCTCGATGGTCCGGCCCGATCCCAACGTCAGCCGGTACACCCGGCGGATCCCGCTGGGAAAGGCGTGGGTCATGGTCCGCGGGGTGTACCGGAGCCGGTCGTCCAGCGCCCAGACCGGCACGTCCCGCAGGCCGCCGGCCAGCAGTTCACCCAGGGTGATCTCGGCGTTGGTGTCCGCGCGGATCACCCGGGTGTCCGCGGTCAGGCAGCCGGATTCGCGCAGGTCGGACAGCTGCGGTCGCTTGTCGGTGCGCTGCTCGGGACCACGGTTCAGCTGGCTGACCGCGATGACCGGGCACTCGACCTCCTTGGCCAGCAGCTTCAACCCACGCGACAGCTCGGCGACCTCCTGCTGCCGGCTCTCCACCCGCTTCGGCGAACTCATCAGCTGGAGGTAGTCGACGACGATCATCTTCAGGTCGTGCCGCTGCTTGAGCCGCCGGGCCTTGGCCCGGATCTCCATCAGGTTCATGTTCGGGGTGTCGTCGACGAACAGCGGCGCCTCGCTGATCTCGCCCATGCAGCGGGCCAGCTTGGTCCAGTCGTCGTCGGAGAGCTGGCCGCTGCGCAGCACGTGCAGCGGCACCCGCGCCTCCGCGGAGAGCAACCGCATGACGATCTCGACCTTGCTCATCTCCAGCGAGAAGATGGCGGCGGCGTGGTTGGCCCGGATCGCGGCGTTGCGGGCGAAGTCCATGCTCGCCGTGCTGTTGTGGGTGGGGATCATGGCCCGACCCGCGAGGTAGAGATGGTCGCCGTTGTCGACCGTCACGCACCGCACCGGGACGCTCGCCACCGGGCGGATGCCGACGATGTCCC is a genomic window containing:
- a CDS encoding molybdenum cofactor biosynthesis protein MoaE, with product MSGPAVVPLAGVALAAVSADPLDLAAHEAAVATPRSGAVVSFQGVVRDHDHGRAVTRLEYEGHPSAADLLREIAAEIAAGPDVHAVAVSHRVGPLEIGDVALVAAVSTAHRAAAFAACARLVDEVKARLPVWKHQIFADGTDEWVNCP
- a CDS encoding molybdopterin molybdotransferase MoeA, translated to MTAAKLRADAAPAPAPTSVSWTEARRRAYEAGTAAPLPITEVALAAADGLTLARPLTPLTDLPAFPTSSVDGFAVRGPGPWRVVGRVLAGGTPPALVEDGTAVEIATGAMLPDGAGAVLRVEESGRTADGRISGRLRDTPEWRSAGEEARAGEELLPAGSPVDPALIGLAASCGYDRLPVRRAPRAGLLVFGDELLTAGPPGAGRVRDALGPAVPAWLRRYGCDIGPADVIGPVADTLPAHVEALRSALADADLVCTTGGTMHGPVDHLHPALRELGAEYVVNTVAVRPGFPMLVARVTGRDGRDRFVAGLPGNPQSAIIALVTLVAPLLAGLQGRALPALPAVTLAGPVPGRGDQTHLALARVDPRDNTAHPVRHVGSAMLRGLALADGFALIAPHTQGVAGASVPLVPLPSRQGTLR
- a CDS encoding molybdenum cofactor biosynthesis protein B, giving the protein MIRARVVVASNRAAAGTYRDTSGPLLVAGLRDLGCAVEEEPVVVPDGDPVGDALLAARADGIDVVLTSGGTGISPTDRTPEVTRAVLDYEIPGIAEAIRAHSRAAVPAAALSRGLAGVLDRMLVVNLPGSTGGARDGLAVLGPILVHAVDQLRGGDHPR
- the moaC gene encoding cyclic pyranopterin monophosphate synthase MoaC, encoding MVDVSAKEPTGREAVAAGRLCTTAEVVELLRRDGLPKGDALAVGRLAGIMGAKRTPDLIPLCHPIALHGVTVDLDLTERTVEITATVRTADRTGVEMEALTAVAVTGLALVDMVKAVDPAASVEAVRVLRKLGGKTGDWRRPADRS
- a CDS encoding bifunctional diguanylate cyclase/phosphodiesterase, which encodes MAGQPRRDHETDRQLALPVGLVVVLATVVLAVALHAATNPFVSAHTWQTTAILTLLVIFGMTTAIRIRIRSTTQAIQWCDVAIIIGMAVAPPPTVVICTAVGVTIAYLFRRRAFIKSVFNVAKETVLAGAAWMLLHTLGWTAQSARTLPETLVPLIVAYCLLVVLDELVMLPVIALDTGTRVRQLFLADPGLRLFSAAARLLLIVGTVLILELDNGLLLAIPPVVVSLHLAYAGRLRSREERQAWQRLARTTDALNVVDPDLVLRTAVARSAELFSADEVEVELFSSGRLIRGDSDSITYDGPTNGAPETADIVIPAALTRHDDHEAVGEVRLRFHGPVRLSEREHYTLRTFASALCTAIRNADAYAELDRVAREQAHAATHDALTGLPNRRHLLDTGTELLRRQHADGVVALLLIDLNHFKEINDTLGHAAGDQVLTQVADRLRSAVRDEDLVARLGGDEFAVLFRGLPAPAVAAHRAEALFTSLHKPFDLDGMRISVEASGGIASAPNAGGMAELLRRADVAMYQAKRSGRRITTYVPAQDTADLGRLVLGGDLPRAVADDEFTVTFQPIVELNTGEVMAAEALARWQHPVHGMMDPLRFIDAVERSGLLPAFTEAVLDQSLIAARSWREAGFELPVAVNVSPRSLLDARFPGAVLARLRAHDLPPDGLILELTETLALSQLEVVDQVLNQLRNEGVRLALDDFGTGYSSLSMLSRIPVHELKIDREFVMAMENSAEASAVIRSTVDLGRSLGLVVVAEGVESEPQRQALWELGCAAGQGHLFARPMAASRLLVALQQGAEGRPGTLAPPLHEAGSVIRLSPGRRTAPRRPDRLPHLPA
- a CDS encoding glycosyltransferase family 87 protein → MTRAADREPASPPSPGSASDRVRPPGPGRALGGDLLLYLGSAVFAGYTAAASSLAPHRAWGTVATPGYLLAALAVLAQLAAGRLTVPGRLTVPDRPTVPDRLTTGGRGRAARPAGRRLAAIRSLTGIPGRASVTGFAWFATALVPLIVQAVQRVDGRTDRAQEEVLVVEQAGQRLFEHGTPYLSQPAIAALPVDDRLLGYLPYQPGMALFGLPRALAGTAWWTDSRVWFAGATAATLLAAALLAARAARGGSAGATTRRDGSAPAGRTGSELGHPAERAGSGGGYSAQSAGTLLRAVQLSTVLPLSALALATGGDDLPVLGLCLLALAFCAARRPGAAGVAIGLAGALKLLAWPIAVVLLVHAATRGRGAFARLAAGAVGLPLVALVPVLVIDAAALVENVLRFPLGRGLVTSPAESPLPGHLIATGMPGGRLVAAGLLGVAALAVAGRLLRRPPRTAAASAAISGYGLLAAMALMPSTRFGYLLYPVALLGWATAFRSGADPGVPTAVNPGIRTATHPGVRAGANPGVRAAADPGVRAGANPGVRAAADSGVRAAVGPGVRAADEPQGRARRRPGSPARPGSLVEHGTPLHDGHVDEARQV
- the dnaB gene encoding replicative DNA helicase, which translates into the protein MLLSKDAVADVVEMLKSTDFYRPVHATIFDKVLDLYGRGEPADAITVAAALADSGDLARIGGAPYLHTCMAAVPTAANAAYYARIVSERAVLRRLVEAGTRIVQLGYGSGTGGGRDVDDVVDLAQQAVYEVTERRVSEDFAVLADMLQPTLDEIEAVGAQSGVMTGVPTGFTDLDRLLNGLHPGQLIIVAGRPGLGKALALDTPLATPEGWTTMADVRVGDRLLGADGRPTTVLAAFEVLHDRPCYEVEFSDGSVVVADAEHLWLASAAADDGSPAGTGSPVPGVRPAPRGEVQTTEQIRDSMYAAAAGRRHSVHNSRPLDLPERDLPVPPYELGTRIGAGRDGAGDRLPPPYLRASEPQRRALLAGLLDAAGHVDADGDIRYAAGSARLAEDVSELVVGLGYGCSRPHRSGGGPARPTDHQLTFRASEDVFRRSPCLAVHRARRGTATGAGSRDIVGIRPVASVPVRCVTVDNGDHLYLAGRAMIPTHNSTASMDFARNAAIRANHAAAIFSLEMSKVEIVMRLLSAEARVPLHVLRSGQLSDDDWTKLARCMGEISEAPLFVDDTPNMNLMEIRAKARRLKQRHDLKMIVVDYLQLMSSPKRVESRQQEVAELSRGLKLLAKEVECPVIAVSQLNRGPEQRTDKRPQLSDLRESGCLTADTRVIRADTNAEITLGELLAGGLRDVPVWALDDRLRYTPRTMTHAFPSGIRRVYRLTLGSGRTIEATGNHPFLTFEGWRSLAELPIGARIATPRHVPAPLRVQPWPEEEVTLLAHLLGSGFGDGAGSVAGPDRIGYASRDEENLEAVAIAAKHFGVAAVRDERPSAYGSVLRFPAPPGTGRDGRHPIVEWLEGLGLLGRRPSGASVPASVFALPKEQVTHFLRHLWGAAGRVEVGESGRPGRISYPTPSRRLAEDVSRLLLRYGITGRLLERRSAGPGQRYVLDIPDRDDQVRFLREIGVHGERSGRCARLLATLERPPGGAPVDAVPARVWSTVRAVLADPGDGAGPESKSLARIAAVFDDADLDLHATNDVYWDEVVSVESLGERAVFDATVLGVHNFIANGIAVHNSIEQDADVVILLHRDDYYDKESPRAGEADFIVAKHRNGPTDTVTVAAQLHLSRFVDMAIV